Proteins from a genomic interval of Zingiber officinale cultivar Zhangliang chromosome 2A, Zo_v1.1, whole genome shotgun sequence:
- the LOC122043746 gene encoding inositol-tetrakisphosphate 1-kinase 5-like: protein MTPRAKGRPSTSSSASESSARVDTLEQENADLKTRLLSLEAEFRAERQFRLDLKQIERDMQALLDQMSATPHRFASQETQDSSNSPDPNVDIYTTPSSYIQISIQLVSQIDVPNGTESIGVPKQVLVDDSSHDPLSETKDLWFPIIDKPHIFVGSIESHTITLLFHPIGLLRPKPPVVFQEFVNHGGVMFKVYVVGDYVQCVCRPRLKAQANKANA from the exons ATGACTCCTAGGGCCAAGGGTCGTCCCAGCACATCATCAAGTGCATCCGAATCATCTGCTAGAGTAGACACCTTAGAGCAAGAAAATGCAGATTTGAAGACCCGACTCTTGAGCTTGGAGGCAGAATTTCGAGCAGAGCGGCAATTCCGATTGGATCTTAAGCAAATTGAGCGAGATATGCAAGCCTTGTTGGATCAAATGAGTGCAACACCACATCGTTTTGCCTCTCAGGAGACTCAAGACTCTAGTAATTCCCCTGATCC GAACGTTGATATCTATACAACACCATCATCATATATCCAAATTAGCATTCAG TTGGTCTCCCAAATCGATGTTCCTAATGGGACAGAGAGCATCGGGGTCCCGAAACAAGTGTTGGTTGATGACTCCAGCCATGATCCCCTCTCTGAGACAAAAGACCTCTGGTTCCCCATCATAGACAAACCCCATATCTTCGTTGGCAGCATTGAGTCTCACACGATCACCCTTCTATTCCATCCAATTGGCCTGCTCAGGCCTAAACCTCCTGTGGTTTTTCAGGAGTTCGTCAATCACGGCGGCGTCATGTTCAAGGTGTATGTCGTAGGAGATTACGTGCAATGCGTGTGCAGGCCCCGGCTGAAGGCACAGGCCAATAAGGCCAATGCCTAG